In a single window of the Desulfovibrio mangrovi genome:
- the selA gene encoding L-seryl-tRNA(Sec) selenium transferase, protein MSQLYRALPSVDRALDALANLPLNPSADKGGESLALVPRAILRDHVNGFLDVCREEIRGGVYESPEQLSLEALLPRMAAYVRAKSRPHFRRVLNGTGVVVHTNLGRSLLADTAVEAVCEACAHYSNLEFDLETGERGSRYSHVERILCQVTGAEAGLVVNNNAAAVMLVLDTLCKGREVIVSRGQLVEIGGSFRIPEVMEKSGARLREVGATNRTHLRDYENAITEETAALLRVHTSNYRIVGFHKEVTLEEMVALGKQRGLPVLEDLGSGSFHDFTGMGMGDEPTVQQVVAAGPDVVTFSGDKVLGGPQAGIIVGRKACIDRIKKNPMNRALRIDKMTLAALEATLRLYADPEKARREIPTLAMITAKADELKARARKLAAKVRRELGDLCAVALQEGASRVGGGSFPERDLPTTLVRIAPAKGTATGLKQRLLDTNPPLVGRLEGDAFCLDPRTLTDAEFALVCDALRQALPDSGN, encoded by the coding sequence GTGTCTCAGCTGTACCGCGCATTGCCCTCGGTTGACAGGGCGCTGGATGCCCTTGCCAATCTCCCCCTCAATCCCTCGGCAGACAAGGGAGGGGAGTCTCTCGCACTCGTGCCCCGCGCCATTCTGCGTGATCATGTGAACGGGTTTCTGGATGTCTGCCGCGAGGAGATTCGCGGCGGCGTGTATGAAAGCCCCGAACAGCTCTCGCTGGAAGCACTGCTGCCGCGTATGGCAGCCTATGTGCGGGCCAAGTCGCGCCCCCATTTCAGGCGGGTGCTGAACGGCACGGGCGTGGTGGTGCATACCAACCTTGGGCGTTCCCTGCTGGCGGATACGGCGGTGGAGGCGGTGTGCGAAGCTTGCGCCCACTATTCCAACCTTGAATTCGATCTGGAAACCGGTGAACGCGGCAGCCGCTACAGCCACGTTGAGCGCATTCTCTGTCAGGTGACGGGAGCTGAAGCGGGCCTTGTGGTCAACAATAATGCCGCAGCGGTCATGCTGGTGCTCGACACCCTGTGCAAGGGACGCGAGGTCATCGTTTCCCGCGGGCAGCTGGTGGAAATCGGCGGCAGTTTCCGCATTCCCGAGGTCATGGAAAAGAGCGGTGCGCGCCTGCGTGAAGTGGGAGCCACCAACCGTACCCATCTGCGCGATTATGAGAATGCCATTACCGAAGAGACCGCGGCGCTGCTGCGTGTGCATACTTCCAACTACCGCATTGTGGGCTTCCACAAGGAAGTGACGCTGGAGGAGATGGTGGCGCTGGGTAAACAGCGTGGCCTGCCCGTGCTGGAAGATCTCGGCAGCGGCAGTTTCCATGATTTCACCGGCATGGGCATGGGCGATGAGCCCACCGTGCAGCAGGTGGTGGCCGCAGGACCGGACGTGGTGACATTCTCCGGCGACAAGGTGCTGGGCGGTCCGCAGGCAGGCATCATCGTGGGTCGCAAGGCGTGTATTGACCGCATCAAGAAGAACCCCATGAACCGTGCGCTGCGCATTGACAAGATGACGCTGGCTGCGCTGGAGGCCACCCTGCGTCTCTACGCGGACCCGGAAAAGGCCCGCCGCGAGATTCCCACCCTTGCCATGATCACCGCCAAGGCGGACGAACTGAAGGCGCGGGCCCGCAAGCTGGCCGCCAAGGTGCGGCGCGAGCTGGGCGACCTGTGCGCAGTGGCGCTGCAGGAAGGAGCTTCCCGCGTGGGCGGCGGTTCCTTCCCTGAGCGTGATCTGCCCACCACGTTGGTGCGCATTGCGCCTGCAAAGGGAACTGCCACGGGACTGAAGCAGCGTCTGCTCGATACAAACCCGCCCCTTGTGGGCCGTCTGGAAGGCGACGCCTTCTGCCTTGATCCGCGTACCCTCACCGATGCCGAGTTTGCATTGGTCTGCGACGCTCTGCGGCAGGCACTGCCGGACTCTGGCAACTAG
- a CDS encoding AEC family transporter codes for MNVLAAIAPIFALIVTGFFLKRISFPSEGFWPQAERLTYYVLFPALLLDKLANIHLGDQPVWSMALAMGLGVCIMAGGLLILRSRVQTDGPAFTSIFQGAMRPNTYVGLSAASGLFGDAGVSLSAVALMTLIPLVNVLCVTTLVRHGRNGQNGHTSAKPEKQAGGLLFTLRQLATNPLILGCIAGFALNGLELQLPSSIGEALRILGSASLPMGLLSVGAGLSFAALVKGSRDVLVSSACKLLILPAITGILCLLLGISGTALAICLIFTAIPVSVSSYILARVLGGDHERMAAIITAQTLLSALTMPVVLMLVI; via the coding sequence ATGAACGTGCTTGCGGCCATAGCGCCCATTTTCGCGCTAATTGTCACGGGGTTCTTCCTCAAGCGGATCAGCTTTCCATCGGAAGGTTTCTGGCCGCAGGCAGAACGGCTCACATATTACGTCCTCTTCCCTGCCCTGCTGCTGGACAAACTGGCGAACATCCACCTCGGTGACCAGCCGGTGTGGAGCATGGCCCTTGCCATGGGGCTCGGGGTCTGCATCATGGCGGGCGGCCTGCTTATATTACGCAGCAGGGTACAGACGGACGGACCGGCCTTCACCTCCATCTTTCAAGGGGCCATGCGCCCCAACACCTATGTGGGGCTTTCCGCCGCAAGCGGACTGTTCGGCGATGCGGGCGTATCCCTTTCCGCCGTGGCGCTGATGACGCTCATTCCGCTGGTCAACGTGCTGTGCGTGACCACGCTGGTGCGGCACGGCCGCAACGGGCAGAACGGACACACCTCTGCCAAGCCGGAAAAACAGGCGGGCGGGCTCTTGTTCACCCTGCGCCAGCTAGCCACCAACCCGCTCATTCTCGGCTGCATTGCGGGCTTTGCCCTGAACGGTCTGGAGCTTCAGTTGCCATCCTCAATCGGTGAAGCACTGCGCATACTCGGCAGCGCGTCGCTCCCCATGGGCCTGCTCTCCGTCGGCGCGGGGCTCTCTTTTGCCGCATTGGTCAAGGGCAGCAGGGACGTGCTTGTCAGCTCCGCCTGCAAACTGCTCATCCTGCCTGCCATAACAGGCATACTCTGCCTGCTGCTGGGCATTTCCGGCACAGCGCTGGCCATTTGCCTGATCTTCACAGCCATTCCGGTTTCCGTGTCTTCATACATTCTCGCCCGGGTTCTGGGCGGCGACCATGAACGCATGGCAGCCATCATCACCGCACAAACGCTGCTTTCGGCGCTGACCATGCCGGTGGTGCTCATGCTGGTGATCTGA
- a CDS encoding DEAD/DEAH box helicase, whose translation MSFESFSFDRRIVSGIAACGYETPTPIQAETIPAILRGQDVLGLAQTGTGKTAAFALPILQHLINFDANRRGPVRVLVLAPTRELALQIQETFIALGKQTGYRCAAVFGGVGIVPQIKAMRSSSMAVACPGRLLDLAKRGECDLSQVDILVLDEADRMFDMGFLPDLRRILSLLPANRQNLLFSATMPSEIRSLAEELLRDPVTVQVDHTVPKASIEHVAYNVPSRQKTGLLQALLKETDHESVLIFTRTKHRAKNVARFLGEKGWEATALQGNLSQNRRQEALDGFRAGKYKIMVATDIAARGIDCSSISHVINYDVPDTAETYTHRIGRTGRAERTGMAMTLISGEDNSLMRSIERTLGNAIPRTKLEGFVCDQEEDGDFGRPNDRFPKRGGNRSGGAPRSGKPFKRFEESSEGARGSRQGFRSARPSDHEDCRWDNDFRADRAPKSGDRDFGRSMDRQRGGMRSPYADQLSGDAPRFGRAAKSPFAGKSDRADRFGKSDDKPFRKEGFGGRKAEGDRRDSFGRDSFGKDGFAKRSFGNDGFEKKSFGKPEGASRRFDNDDRRPAGKPRFERDDRFRSEDRSDRFNREGRFERNERNDRDARPAFKARGEQAERAGRFGNTERTGRSEERSGWQNRDDRRGGNRFERSDRDFGQSERKGGFDRKPQGRSDRFGDDRSARFGDDRFARKNDDRSGRQSDNRFGNKTDDRSARKSDNRFGRDADNKFGDKRTRSGSGFGDDRRDGNREDRNGRSARPFGARKGGRPAHGKR comes from the coding sequence GTGAGTTTCGAATCCTTTTCTTTCGACCGGCGCATAGTCTCCGGCATCGCTGCGTGCGGGTATGAAACCCCCACCCCCATTCAGGCGGAGACCATTCCCGCCATCCTTCGCGGTCAGGACGTTCTGGGCCTTGCCCAGACCGGCACCGGCAAGACCGCCGCATTCGCCCTGCCCATTCTGCAGCACCTGATCAACTTTGACGCAAACCGTCGCGGTCCCGTGCGCGTGCTGGTGCTCGCCCCCACCCGCGAGCTTGCCCTGCAGATTCAGGAAACCTTCATTGCCCTCGGCAAGCAGACCGGCTACCGTTGCGCCGCCGTATTCGGCGGTGTAGGCATTGTACCCCAGATCAAGGCTATGCGTTCCTCTTCCATGGCCGTGGCTTGCCCCGGTCGCCTGCTCGACCTTGCCAAGCGCGGCGAATGCGACCTCTCGCAGGTGGACATTCTCGTGCTCGACGAAGCAGACCGCATGTTCGACATGGGCTTCCTGCCCGACCTGCGCCGCATTCTCAGCCTGCTGCCCGCCAACCGCCAGAACCTGCTCTTCTCCGCCACCATGCCTAGCGAGATCCGCTCGCTGGCCGAAGAACTGCTGCGCGACCCCGTAACCGTACAGGTGGATCACACCGTACCCAAGGCGTCTATCGAGCATGTGGCCTACAACGTGCCCTCGCGCCAGAAGACCGGTCTGCTGCAGGCGCTGCTCAAGGAGACCGACCACGAGAGCGTGCTCATCTTCACCCGCACCAAGCACCGCGCCAAGAACGTGGCCCGTTTTCTGGGTGAAAAGGGATGGGAAGCAACCGCCCTGCAGGGCAACCTTTCCCAGAACCGCCGTCAGGAGGCGCTGGACGGGTTCCGCGCCGGCAAATACAAGATCATGGTCGCCACGGACATCGCTGCCCGCGGCATCGACTGCTCCAGCATTTCCCACGTTATCAACTACGACGTGCCGGACACCGCCGAGACCTACACCCACCGCATCGGTCGAACCGGCCGCGCGGAACGCACCGGCATGGCCATGACCCTCATTTCCGGTGAAGACAATTCTCTGATGCGCTCCATTGAGCGTACCCTCGGCAACGCCATTCCCCGCACCAAGCTGGAAGGCTTTGTGTGCGATCAGGAAGAAGACGGCGATTTCGGCCGTCCCAACGACCGCTTCCCCAAGCGCGGCGGCAACCGTTCCGGCGGTGCTCCCCGCTCCGGCAAGCCCTTCAAGCGCTTCGAGGAATCCTCTGAAGGTGCGCGCGGCAGCCGTCAGGGCTTCCGTTCCGCCCGCCCGAGCGACCACGAAGACTGCCGCTGGGACAACGATTTCCGCGCAGACCGCGCCCCCAAGTCCGGCGACCGCGATTTCGGCCGCAGCATGGACCGCCAGCGCGGCGGCATGCGCTCCCCTTATGCCGACCAGCTGAGCGGCGACGCTCCCCGTTTCGGCCGTGCAGCGAAGTCTCCCTTTGCCGGCAAGTCCGACAGAGCTGACCGCTTCGGCAAGTCTGACGACAAGCCCTTCCGCAAGGAAGGCTTCGGCGGCAGAAAGGCTGAGGGCGACCGCAGGGACAGCTTCGGCAGGGACAGCTTCGGCAAGGACGGCTTCGCTAAGCGCAGCTTCGGCAACGACGGTTTTGAAAAGAAGAGCTTCGGCAAGCCCGAAGGCGCTTCCCGCCGCTTCGATAACGACGACCGCCGCCCCGCAGGCAAGCCCCGCTTTGAGCGCGACGACCGTTTCCGTTCCGAAGATCGCAGCGACCGCTTTAACCGCGAAGGCCGTTTCGAGCGCAACGAGCGCAATGACCGCGATGCACGCCCCGCCTTCAAGGCACGTGGCGAGCAGGCAGAACGCGCAGGCCGTTTCGGCAACACCGAACGCACCGGCCGTAGCGAAGAACGCAGCGGCTGGCAGAATCGCGATGACCGCCGTGGCGGCAACCGCTTTGAACGCAGCGACCGCGACTTCGGCCAGTCCGAACGCAAGGGCGGCTTCGACCGCAAGCCCCAGGGCCGTTCCGACCGCTTCGGCGACGACCGTTCCGCCCGTTTTGGCGATGACCGCTTCGCCCGCAAGAATGACGACCGTTCCGGCCGCCAGTCCGACAACCGTTTCGGCAACAAGACTGATGACCGTTCCGCCCGCAAGTCGGACAACCGCTTCGGCCGTGACGCTGACAATAAGTTCGGCGACAAGCGCACCCGTTCCGGCTCCGGCTTCGGCGACGACCGTCGCGACGGCAACCGCGAAGACCGCAACGGACGCTCCGCACGTCCCTTCGGCGCACGCAAGGGCGGACGTCCCGCTCACGGCAAGCGCTAA
- a CDS encoding bifunctional folylpolyglutamate synthase/dihydrofolate synthase → MSETERNHFPTYDAFEAYLDKLGLFHMDLSLDRITKVLDELELRRPPYAVAHVLGTNGKGSTAAFLTSLAQSTGLNSGLYTSPHFTTPRERVRINGHMLDEEEWCDLANDIMDAGGDTLTYFEFLTVLAVLAFYDYEVDIAVMEAGLGGLYDATNALETDITVYAPIAYDHQHVLGNRLEDIARDKAGAIRKGVPVVTNVQEDAALAVLSDVAAQQGTTLHMAAELITMPENPRIGLMGPHQKDNACLALGAFKLLVDKYGWAPPPIMDWDDVKELGFADAWIAGRMQEVEAQADHPALILDGAHNGHAFAALKESLKVLDIHPAAVIFGCMKDKPLDDIIPQLLALSEGPVFLPPIADNERAMEPEALAEIIGERARICVSLGEALRLSKKVAQDKVVLLCGSLYLLGEFFTLRPKCLERD, encoded by the coding sequence ATGAGCGAAACAGAACGTAATCATTTTCCCACATACGACGCGTTTGAGGCCTATCTTGATAAGCTGGGCCTTTTTCATATGGACCTCAGCCTCGACCGCATCACCAAGGTGCTGGATGAGTTGGAACTGCGCCGTCCGCCCTATGCCGTGGCGCACGTGCTGGGCACCAACGGCAAAGGCAGCACGGCTGCCTTCCTTACTTCGCTGGCGCAGTCCACGGGTCTGAACTCGGGTCTTTACACCTCGCCGCACTTCACCACGCCGCGCGAGCGGGTCCGCATAAACGGGCATATGCTGGATGAAGAGGAATGGTGCGACCTTGCCAATGACATCATGGATGCGGGCGGGGACACGCTAACCTATTTTGAATTTCTTACGGTACTCGCCGTGCTCGCCTTCTACGACTATGAGGTGGATATTGCCGTGATGGAGGCCGGTCTCGGCGGCCTGTACGACGCCACCAACGCGCTGGAGACGGATATCACCGTGTATGCGCCCATCGCGTATGATCACCAGCACGTGTTGGGCAACCGTCTTGAAGACATTGCCCGCGACAAGGCCGGAGCCATCCGCAAGGGGGTGCCTGTGGTCACCAACGTGCAGGAAGACGCCGCACTGGCCGTGCTGAGCGATGTGGCTGCCCAGCAGGGCACGACTCTGCATATGGCGGCGGAACTCATCACCATGCCGGAGAATCCCCGTATCGGACTCATGGGGCCGCATCAGAAGGATAACGCCTGTCTTGCGCTTGGCGCCTTCAAACTGCTGGTGGACAAGTACGGCTGGGCTCCTCCGCCCATCATGGACTGGGACGATGTGAAGGAACTGGGCTTTGCCGACGCATGGATCGCAGGACGCATGCAGGAGGTGGAGGCGCAGGCGGACCATCCCGCGCTTATTCTGGACGGGGCGCATAACGGCCACGCGTTCGCGGCGCTGAAGGAGTCCCTCAAGGTGCTTGATATCCATCCTGCAGCGGTCATCTTCGGCTGCATGAAGGACAAGCCGCTGGACGACATTATCCCGCAGCTGCTGGCCTTGAGTGAAGGGCCGGTTTTCCTGCCGCCCATTGCGGATAATGAACGCGCCATGGAACCGGAAGCGCTTGCGGAAATCATTGGCGAGCGTGCCAGAATCTGCGTTTCTCTGGGCGAGGCATTGCGGCTTTCCAAAAAAGTTGCACAAGATAAGGTGGTTCTGCTCTGTGGTTCCTTGTATTTACTGGGCGAGTTCTTTACACTCCGCCCCAAGTGTCTGGAGCGGGATTAA
- a CDS encoding glycogen/starch/alpha-glucan phosphorylase gives MMKLNNSDNKGAGPSPATRPAETLKQDVLRHVLYSLGRDTENPDKQTVFRALAMSLRDRLVEKWIASQREIYARSSKRVYYLSLEFLPGPFLRENLIALGLENEAREALSDIGYSLEDVAEEEYEPGLGNGGLGRLASCYLDSMATLRLPAYGYGIRYAYGIFYQLIKDGKQVERADNWLRGGTHWEFERSHYVHPVRFYGQVREWVDEQGRLRHSLENATTVMAMACDMFIPGCRNDYVLNMRLWAARSSREFEFSFFNTGDYIGAVEEKIRDENISMVLYPNDEAPEGKELRLKQQFFLVSATIQDIVRRFRKKGSPWDQLPRKNVIHLNETHPAVAIPELMRILVDEELLTWEEAWYICVRTFAYTNHTVLPEALEVWPEELFRKLLPRHLQIIHEINRRFLHDVRRQFPNDPNILGRVSLIYEGESRWVRMSHLAIVGSFSVNGVSAHHSEILKESVFHDFYKIFPERFNNKTNGVTPRRWLRQCNPTLAWLITEHIGPEWLTDLAQLKKLEPYAGSEGFHRAWMEVRLRNKHKLAEYIREKNGITVMPESLFDVHVKRFHEYKRQLLNVLHVIALYNRIRSNPASMSVPRTFIFGGKAAPGYYMAKHIIQLINAVAYTINTDPRVGDLLKVVFLQNYCVTLAERIIPATDLSEQISTAGMEASGTGNMKFALNGAITIGTHDGANIEIMEHVGSDNLFLFGLLSHEVNEMRAQGYNPRSFYERDSELREVLDMIAGGFFSPAEPHLFRDIVESLLNHGDRYMVLADFRSYAYRQQDVANAFMDTTAWARMSMLNTSRMGFFSSDRAVDEYAKDIWGVSGV, from the coding sequence ATGATGAAACTCAATAATTCCGATAATAAAGGTGCCGGCCCGTCTCCTGCCACCAGACCGGCGGAAACACTGAAGCAGGATGTTCTGCGTCATGTGCTCTACAGTCTGGGCCGCGACACGGAGAATCCCGATAAGCAGACCGTGTTCCGTGCCCTTGCCATGTCCCTGCGGGACAGGCTTGTGGAAAAATGGATAGCCAGCCAGCGGGAGATTTATGCCCGCAGCTCCAAGCGTGTGTATTATCTTTCGCTTGAGTTTCTTCCCGGCCCGTTCCTGCGGGAGAATCTCATAGCTCTCGGACTTGAGAACGAAGCGCGGGAAGCGCTGTCGGATATCGGATACAGCCTTGAAGACGTGGCTGAAGAAGAATACGAACCGGGCCTTGGCAACGGCGGCCTCGGCAGGCTGGCTTCCTGCTATCTCGATTCCATGGCGACGCTACGTTTGCCTGCATACGGCTACGGCATCCGCTATGCCTACGGCATTTTCTATCAGCTTATCAAGGACGGCAAGCAGGTGGAGCGGGCGGATAACTGGCTGCGCGGCGGAACGCATTGGGAGTTCGAGCGCTCGCATTACGTGCATCCCGTTCGTTTTTACGGACAGGTGCGCGAATGGGTGGATGAACAGGGCCGACTGCGGCATTCTCTGGAAAATGCCACCACGGTCATGGCCATGGCCTGCGACATGTTCATTCCCGGATGCCGGAATGATTACGTATTGAACATGCGTCTTTGGGCGGCCAGGTCCAGCCGGGAATTCGAGTTCTCCTTCTTCAATACGGGCGATTACATCGGCGCTGTGGAAGAGAAAATTCGCGACGAGAACATTTCCATGGTGCTCTATCCCAACGACGAGGCACCGGAGGGCAAGGAACTTCGGCTCAAACAGCAGTTCTTTCTTGTTTCGGCGACCATTCAGGACATCGTGCGTCGCTTCCGCAAGAAGGGCAGTCCATGGGACCAACTGCCGCGCAAGAATGTCATTCATCTCAATGAAACGCATCCCGCCGTGGCAATCCCCGAACTGATGCGTATTCTGGTGGACGAGGAGCTGCTGACCTGGGAAGAGGCGTGGTACATCTGCGTGCGTACCTTCGCCTATACCAACCATACCGTACTGCCCGAGGCGCTGGAAGTGTGGCCGGAAGAACTCTTCCGCAAGCTCCTGCCGCGTCATCTGCAGATCATTCACGAGATCAACCGGCGCTTCCTGCACGACGTGCGTCGTCAGTTCCCCAACGACCCGAATATTCTCGGCCGCGTTTCCCTTATCTATGAAGGCGAAAGTCGCTGGGTGCGCATGAGCCATCTGGCCATTGTCGGCAGCTTCAGCGTGAACGGCGTTTCAGCCCACCACTCGGAGATTCTCAAGGAAAGCGTGTTCCACGATTTCTACAAGATATTCCCCGAGCGCTTCAATAATAAAACGAATGGCGTCACGCCCCGCCGTTGGCTGCGTCAGTGCAACCCGACGCTCGCGTGGCTCATCACCGAGCATATCGGTCCCGAATGGCTCACGGACCTTGCCCAGCTCAAGAAGCTGGAGCCGTATGCGGGCAGCGAAGGGTTCCACCGCGCGTGGATGGAAGTGCGCCTGCGCAACAAGCACAAGCTTGCCGAGTATATCCGTGAAAAGAACGGTATTACCGTCATGCCGGAGAGCCTCTTCGATGTGCACGTCAAGCGCTTCCATGAATACAAGCGGCAGCTTCTGAACGTGCTGCACGTCATTGCCCTGTATAACCGCATCCGCAGCAATCCGGCGTCCATGTCCGTGCCCCGCACCTTCATCTTCGGTGGCAAGGCTGCGCCCGGCTACTATATGGCCAAGCACATCATCCAGCTTATCAATGCAGTGGCATACACCATAAACACTGACCCCAGAGTGGGCGACCTGCTCAAGGTGGTGTTCCTGCAGAACTACTGCGTTACGCTTGCGGAGCGCATCATCCCCGCAACGGACCTTTCGGAGCAGATATCCACGGCGGGCATGGAAGCTTCCGGCACCGGCAATATGAAGTTCGCCCTGAACGGTGCGATCACCATCGGTACGCATGATGGGGCGAATATTGAGATCATGGAACATGTGGGCAGCGACAACCTGTTCCTGTTCGGGCTGCTTTCTCATGAGGTCAACGAGATGCGGGCGCAGGGATACAACCCCCGCAGTTTCTATGAGCGCGATTCGGAACTGCGCGAAGTGCTGGACATGATCGCGGGCGGCTTCTTCTCGCCAGCGGAACCGCACCTCTTCCGTGATATCGTGGAGAGCTTGTTGAATCACGGCGATCGTTACATGGTGCTCGCGGACTTCAGGTCCTATGCCTACCGGCAGCAGGATGTGGCTAACGCATTCATGGACACCACGGCATGGGCACGCATGTCCATGCTGAATACGTCCAGGATGGGCTTCTTCTCCAGTGACCGCGCCGTGGATGAGTACGCCAAGGATATATGGGGCGTTTCCGGCGTGTAA
- a CDS encoding cache domain-containing protein, which translates to MKKVLLAMLALAMLLGMVTTAMAEGTPDDAKAMVEKAVALYQANGKEALLAEVNNPSGSLIKEDIYVFVFDMEGNTLAHGANPKLVGKNMLKMKDADGKEFMRDFYKVPDSGGWVEYKWTHPTQKKIRDKVSWIMMKDGLLFGSGAYK; encoded by the coding sequence ATGAAGAAGGTTCTGTTAGCCATGCTGGCGCTGGCAATGCTGCTGGGAATGGTCACCACGGCCATGGCGGAAGGTACTCCTGACGATGCAAAGGCCATGGTTGAAAAGGCCGTTGCGTTATATCAGGCCAATGGCAAGGAAGCGCTGCTGGCTGAAGTGAACAACCCGTCAGGTTCGTTGATAAAGGAAGACATCTATGTGTTCGTCTTCGACATGGAAGGCAACACGCTGGCGCATGGCGCCAATCCAAAGCTTGTGGGCAAGAACATGCTGAAGATGAAGGATGCCGACGGCAAGGAGTTCATGCGCGATTTCTACAAGGTGCCAGATTCGGGCGGTTGGGTTGAATACAAGTGGACCCATCCCACGCAGAAGAAGATTCGCGACAAGGTTTCCTGGATCATGATGAAGGACGGGCTTCTCTTCGGCAGCGGTGCCTACAAATAG
- a CDS encoding methyl-accepting chemotaxis protein: MAQSLGNALTINRKLTISTLSVLLLLLVIGLITFERFTSLGEMLDTLDVRTEVQRKVLSINYDLASIHSQSYQIIAWASSGFSEDRMESQVKDIVDRLESTRKELAAMSEDETLADEHEALVAISESVILYADELVQGLDMATIDATTASMMMQSADRAFTTLKEQVATLVDLEEKSTMEVEEAAHVAMDSARFIIGILFCIAITVGLVLNLLIARSITSPARRIIDYAGKVAGGTLDARPEGDFSAEMADLRASIEAMVGNLKDKMAEADERSKEAAEQARKAQQAMDSAMAEKERVQGLLVVMSGVSEKAVSISSELASAAEELATQASEISNSSDIQRGRVQETSTSMEEMSATVLEVTKSASQAAEGSDAAREKAMEGAGIVGQVMAVTASVQTQAQEMSEGLAELGHRADAIGRIMEVINDIADQTNLLALNAAIEAARAGEAGRGFAVVADEVRKLAEKTMNATKEVGDAIRSIQEGTRESIASMKGASEAVGKNAVLARQAEDALAHIVELINSTADQVRSIATAAEEQSASAEEINRSTADVYRLSTETSDMISRSSEAIHVVAALAEQLQEIIAELERCKGDSG, encoded by the coding sequence ATGGCGCAATCCCTTGGCAATGCTCTCACCATCAATCGGAAGCTGACCATAAGCACGCTCAGTGTCTTGCTGCTGCTCCTTGTCATCGGCCTGATCACGTTTGAGCGTTTCACCAGTCTTGGCGAGATGCTGGATACGCTGGATGTCCGTACGGAAGTGCAACGCAAGGTGCTGAGCATCAATTATGATCTCGCAAGCATCCATTCCCAGTCCTACCAGATTATTGCGTGGGCCTCTTCCGGATTCTCCGAAGACCGCATGGAAAGTCAGGTCAAAGATATCGTTGATCGGCTGGAATCAACCCGCAAGGAACTGGCGGCCATGAGCGAGGATGAGACCCTTGCCGACGAGCATGAAGCGCTGGTGGCAATCAGCGAATCCGTTATCTTGTACGCCGATGAACTTGTGCAGGGGCTTGATATGGCGACCATTGACGCCACAACGGCCAGCATGATGATGCAGTCTGCCGACCGTGCCTTTACTACCTTGAAGGAGCAGGTTGCAACGCTGGTGGATCTTGAGGAAAAAAGCACTATGGAAGTGGAAGAGGCGGCTCACGTCGCCATGGATTCCGCCCGTTTCATCATCGGTATCCTGTTCTGTATTGCCATTACGGTTGGGTTGGTGCTGAACCTGCTTATTGCCCGCTCCATCACCTCGCCAGCCCGAAGGATTATTGACTACGCAGGCAAGGTAGCCGGAGGTACATTGGATGCGCGACCCGAAGGAGATTTCAGCGCCGAGATGGCGGACCTGCGAGCTTCCATCGAAGCCATGGTGGGCAATTTGAAAGACAAGATGGCCGAGGCGGATGAGCGCAGTAAGGAGGCAGCTGAACAGGCTCGCAAGGCGCAGCAGGCCATGGATAGCGCTATGGCGGAAAAGGAGCGTGTGCAGGGATTGCTTGTCGTTATGTCCGGAGTGTCGGAGAAGGCCGTGAGCATTTCCTCGGAACTGGCTTCGGCGGCGGAAGAGTTGGCCACACAGGCTTCGGAAATTTCGAACAGTTCGGATATCCAGCGCGGGCGTGTGCAGGAAACTTCCACATCCATGGAAGAGATGAGTGCCACCGTGCTGGAAGTGACCAAGAGTGCGTCGCAGGCCGCAGAAGGTTCAGATGCGGCGCGGGAAAAGGCCATGGAAGGAGCAGGCATCGTCGGGCAGGTTATGGCGGTGACTGCGAGCGTGCAGACGCAGGCTCAGGAAATGTCCGAAGGGCTGGCGGAACTGGGGCACAGGGCAGATGCTATTGGCAGGATCATGGAGGTGATCAACGATATCGCGGATCAGACCAACCTGCTGGCCCTGAATGCGGCCATTGAGGCTGCGCGTGCCGGTGAAGCAGGGCGTGGCTTTGCCGTCGTGGCCGATGAAGTGCGCAAGCTGGCGGAAAAGACCATGAATGCCACCAAGGAAGTGGGCGACGCCATCCGCAGCATTCAGGAGGGCACGCGCGAAAGCATCGCCTCCATGAAGGGCGCTTCGGAAGCTGTGGGCAAGAATGCGGTGCTTGCGCGGCAGGCGGAAGATGCGTTGGCCCATATTGTGGAGCTCATCAACTCCACGGCGGACCAGGTGCGTTCCATTGCCACGGCTGCGGAAGAGCAATCGGCATCGGCGGAGGAGATCAACCGCTCCACGGCTGATGTGTACCGGCTCTCAACAGAAACGTCCGACATGATTTCCCGTTCATCAGAGGCCATCCATGTGGTGGCGGCGCTCGCCGAGCAGCTGCAGGAGATCATTGCCGAGCTTGAACGGTGCAAGGGTGACTCTGGGTAG